In Sinorhizobium mexicanum, one DNA window encodes the following:
- a CDS encoding mechanosensitive ion channel family protein: protein MLPLLVLCFCLSGAATLRAQVTTEKALENAAPVLLIEEWEGRSRSRLNALLSAVPRVGNELSRVASGLRQEARSSGLAPAVLMLGIIAGIAFGAEWFVRRAVRDSPLPKRPLTRVHAEFLPLLAFTATVAVLFLLFAWPPLSRVVVFHALLAMIAYRFVIVLCRLALFMSVLSARAYSRVRMFAAVAFVAVAFSAVCERLSVDPDVRSVLAIGFSVLLLLISIDGIWRNGPDDGQPPQSRAARAIGITGAVLLWLLWCGGFVALFWLGIMLIVVPRALSATDSVVHVWAASRGDGERASDPKTVLLARGTRAIVIIAAVDWVGFVWRHNFQFLAGHMTLAQTIIGGAFNSIVILLLIDLSWQLANAYITRKLSDRGDEAALTPNEAARQSRLRTLLPVFRNGLAAGLLSVAVLTVLSQMGVEIGPLIAGAGVFGVAIGFGSQTLVKDIVSGIFYLLDDAFRVGEYIEAGSYTGVVESFSLRSVRLRHHRGPIFTVPFGSLGAIKNASRDWTVDKFRIRVPFKTDLDRVRQLIKDIGRQLQGDPEFGSFFIEPLKLKGVEQIGEYGIELGVAFTCKPGEQTMIRRKAYAMLMQAFRDNGIDFAQPTVQVSGDDKDTAAALAARQLPGTTATPSPG, encoded by the coding sequence TTGTTGCCATTGCTGGTCTTGTGTTTCTGTCTGTCTGGTGCGGCAACATTGCGTGCACAAGTAACGACAGAGAAAGCTCTCGAGAATGCGGCTCCAGTGCTGCTGATCGAAGAGTGGGAAGGGCGCTCGCGTAGCCGTCTTAACGCACTGCTCTCTGCAGTGCCGCGCGTAGGCAATGAACTCTCCCGCGTCGCGTCCGGGCTACGGCAAGAGGCGCGCAGCAGCGGTCTGGCACCTGCAGTACTCATGCTCGGCATCATTGCAGGCATTGCTTTTGGCGCTGAGTGGTTCGTCCGCCGCGCAGTGCGAGACTCCCCTTTGCCCAAGCGCCCTTTGACGCGAGTCCACGCGGAGTTCTTGCCGCTATTGGCATTCACGGCGACAGTTGCCGTCCTCTTTCTCCTTTTCGCGTGGCCGCCGCTGTCACGCGTGGTCGTGTTCCATGCTCTCCTCGCAATGATCGCCTATCGATTCGTGATCGTGCTTTGCCGGCTCGCATTGTTTATGTCGGTACTATCGGCTCGGGCCTATTCACGAGTCCGCATGTTCGCTGCGGTGGCCTTCGTGGCGGTGGCGTTCTCGGCTGTGTGCGAGCGACTCAGCGTTGACCCCGATGTCCGTTCAGTTCTGGCAATTGGATTTTCGGTCCTGCTGTTGCTGATCTCCATCGACGGAATTTGGCGCAACGGCCCGGACGACGGACAGCCCCCGCAGAGCCGCGCCGCCCGTGCAATCGGGATCACCGGAGCCGTCTTGCTCTGGCTGCTCTGGTGCGGTGGCTTCGTGGCGCTGTTCTGGCTTGGAATAATGCTCATCGTTGTGCCGCGCGCCTTGTCGGCAACCGACAGTGTGGTCCATGTGTGGGCGGCATCACGCGGAGATGGAGAGCGTGCTTCAGACCCTAAGACCGTGCTGCTCGCGCGGGGCACGCGGGCGATCGTTATTATCGCGGCGGTCGATTGGGTCGGATTCGTCTGGCGACATAATTTCCAGTTCCTCGCCGGTCACATGACCCTGGCCCAGACGATCATCGGCGGGGCATTCAACAGCATCGTCATCCTGCTGCTCATCGACCTCTCTTGGCAACTGGCGAATGCTTATATTACCCGCAAGCTCAGTGATCGCGGCGATGAAGCAGCGCTCACACCGAATGAGGCCGCACGACAAAGCCGGCTTCGCACCTTGCTGCCCGTTTTCCGCAACGGCCTGGCGGCGGGGCTTCTCTCTGTAGCCGTTCTTACAGTGCTTTCGCAGATGGGGGTTGAAATCGGCCCATTAATCGCAGGCGCGGGCGTCTTCGGCGTTGCAATCGGCTTCGGCTCACAGACCCTCGTCAAGGACATTGTCAGCGGCATTTTCTACCTTCTGGATGATGCATTCCGCGTCGGCGAATACATCGAGGCGGGAAGCTACACGGGTGTCGTGGAATCCTTCAGCCTTCGTTCCGTGCGACTGCGACACCACCGTGGCCCCATCTTCACCGTACCCTTCGGTTCGCTTGGTGCGATCAAGAATGCGAGCCGCGACTGGACCGTCGATAAGTTCCGCATCCGTGTCCCCTTCAAAACCGACCTCGATCGCGTGCGCCAACTCATCAAGGATATCGGCAGGCAGTTGCAGGGGGATCCGGAATTCGGCTCGTTCTTTATCGAGCCACTCAAGCTCAAGGGCGTGGAGCAGATCGGCGAATACGGCATCGAACTCGGCGTAGCCTTTACCTGCAAGCCAGGAGAACAGACGATGATCCGTCGAAAGGCTTACGCAATGCTGATGCAGGCCTTCCGTGACAACGGGATCGACTTCGCCCAGCCGACGGTCCAAGTCAGCGGAGATGACAAGGACACAGCCGCCGCTCTCGCGGCGCGTCAGCTTCCAGGAACGACCGCAACGCCAAGTCCGGGCTGA
- a CDS encoding IlvD/Edd family dehydratase, which produces MTDDNKATRRLRSQDWFDNPEHLDLTALYLERFMNYGTTPEELRSGKPIIGIAQSGSDLNPCNRHHLELAKRLRDGIRDAGGIPIEFPTHPLFENCKRPTAALDRNLAYLGLVEILYGYPLDGVILTTGCDKTTPSALMAASTVDIPAIVFSGGPMLDGWNDGDLVGSGTVIWRSRRKYAAGEITREQFLEAALDSAPSVGHCNTMGTASTMNAMAEALGMSLTGCAAIPAAYRERGQMAYRTGRRAVELVLDDVKPSDILTREAFLNAIKVNSAIGGSTNAQPHLMAMAKHAGVTLKPDDWQVHGYDIPLLANVQPAGAYLGERFHRAGGVPAIMWELLRAGKIDGGCPTVTGKTMAENLEGRESDDREVIRAFGEPLRERAGFLVLKGNLFDFAIMKMSVVSDSFRQRYLQEPGREGVFEGRAIVFDGSEDYHKRINDPSLDIDENCILVIRGAGPKGWPGSAEVVNMQPPDHLLKRGIMSLPTIGDGRQSGTADSPSILNASPESAAGGGLAWVRTGDTIRIDFNEGLCDMLVDGAEIERRKAEGIPKVPGDATPWQMIYRQTVTELADGATIRDAEAFRQISKTPPRHNH; this is translated from the coding sequence ATGACCGACGACAACAAGGCCACCCGACGGCTGCGCTCACAGGACTGGTTCGATAACCCCGAGCACCTGGACCTGACCGCGCTCTACCTGGAGCGCTTCATGAACTACGGCACCACGCCGGAAGAGCTGCGGTCCGGCAAACCGATTATCGGCATCGCGCAGTCGGGCAGCGACCTTAATCCCTGCAACCGCCACCACCTGGAACTGGCGAAGCGCCTGCGCGACGGCATCCGCGATGCGGGCGGCATTCCGATCGAATTCCCGACCCATCCGCTGTTCGAGAACTGCAAGAGGCCGACCGCCGCGCTCGACCGCAATCTCGCCTATCTCGGACTGGTCGAGATCCTCTACGGCTATCCGCTCGACGGCGTGATCCTGACCACCGGCTGCGACAAGACCACCCCGTCTGCACTGATGGCCGCCTCGACTGTCGACATTCCGGCAATTGTCTTCTCCGGCGGACCGATGCTCGACGGCTGGAACGACGGCGATCTCGTCGGCTCCGGCACCGTGATCTGGCGTTCGCGCCGCAAGTATGCCGCCGGCGAAATAACCCGCGAGCAGTTCCTCGAAGCGGCCCTCGATTCGGCTCCCTCGGTCGGCCATTGCAACACCATGGGCACGGCGTCCACGATGAATGCCATGGCCGAAGCGCTCGGCATGTCACTGACCGGCTGTGCGGCGATTCCGGCAGCCTACCGCGAGCGCGGCCAGATGGCCTATCGCACCGGCCGCCGCGCCGTCGAGCTCGTATTGGACGACGTCAAGCCGTCCGACATCCTGACGCGCGAGGCATTCCTGAACGCGATCAAGGTCAACTCCGCCATCGGCGGCTCGACCAATGCCCAGCCGCACCTGATGGCAATGGCCAAGCACGCGGGCGTGACGCTCAAGCCGGACGATTGGCAGGTTCATGGCTATGACATACCCCTCCTCGCCAATGTCCAGCCGGCGGGTGCCTATCTCGGCGAACGTTTCCACCGTGCCGGCGGTGTGCCCGCCATCATGTGGGAACTGCTCAGGGCCGGCAAGATCGACGGCGGCTGTCCGACGGTGACCGGCAAGACCATGGCAGAAAACCTCGAAGGCCGCGAATCCGACGACCGTGAAGTGATCAGGGCTTTTGGCGAGCCGCTGCGCGAACGCGCGGGCTTCCTCGTCCTCAAGGGTAATCTCTTCGACTTCGCAATCATGAAGATGAGCGTCGTTTCTGACAGCTTCCGCCAGCGCTACCTGCAGGAGCCGGGACGCGAGGGCGTGTTCGAGGGTCGCGCCATCGTCTTCGACGGGTCAGAGGACTACCACAAGCGGATCAATGACCCCTCCCTCGACATCGACGAGAACTGCATCCTGGTGATCCGCGGAGCCGGTCCCAAGGGCTGGCCGGGCTCGGCCGAAGTGGTCAACATGCAGCCGCCGGATCACCTGCTGAAACGCGGCATCATGAGCCTTCCGACGATCGGCGACGGCCGCCAGTCCGGCACGGCCGACAGCCCGTCGATCCTGAACGCCTCGCCCGAAAGCGCGGCCGGCGGCGGCCTCGCCTGGGTACGCACAGGCGACACCATCCGCATCGACTTCAACGAAGGCCTCTGCGACATGTTGGTGGACGGTGCCGAGATCGAGCGCCGCAAGGCCGAGGGTATTCCGAAGGTACCGGGTGACGCCACCCCCTGGCAGATGATCTACCGCCAGACCGTGACGGAGCTCGCCGACGGCGCGACGATCCGGGATGCGGAGGCTTTCCGCCAGATCTCCAAGACCCCGCCGCGGCACAACCACTGA
- a CDS encoding DUF1254 domain-containing protein, with product MNITRRDLTVAGLGLMAAGSIVSPATARDGLVANLPEGLDEFALAVEAYIYAYPLVTMEITRRVITNVAEPEGSRGPMGHVIKLRQYPDAKFRDVTAPNADTLYTTAFFDVGDEPWVVSLPDLKDRYALFPMLDGWTTVFDVPGKRTTGTGAQTFVVTGPGWEGTLPEGVKQYKSPTSIVWLLGRIYCTGTPEDYAEVHKLQDEVKLYPLSAWGKDWTAPKGKADPAIDMKTAVREQVNNMDAIEYFTLFAELLKRNPPTAADAPVVAKLAELGIVPGQDFDRTKFDPAFAKRVPQVGFARIMMHFKFSDGDVQDIDGWGFTTKTGIYGTNYVQRALITAIGLGANRPQDAIYPTSRKADSGVIKRAYNGSEKYALTFKKGLTPPVAGFWSLTMYDADYFFVDNPLNRYSISARQPLKANPDGSIDLLIQHESPGPDMESNWLPAPKGNFILMMRLYWPNESNPSIIDGSWTIPPVRKVS from the coding sequence ATGAACATTACGCGCCGTGACTTGACGGTGGCCGGTCTCGGCCTGATGGCAGCTGGCTCCATAGTTTCGCCGGCGACCGCCCGCGATGGGCTGGTAGCGAATTTGCCAGAGGGTCTCGACGAGTTCGCATTGGCCGTGGAGGCCTACATCTATGCCTATCCTCTTGTGACAATGGAGATCACCAGACGCGTGATCACCAACGTCGCCGAGCCGGAAGGAAGCCGCGGCCCGATGGGGCACGTCATCAAGCTGCGCCAATACCCGGACGCCAAGTTCCGTGACGTGACGGCGCCCAATGCCGATACGCTCTACACGACCGCCTTCTTTGACGTGGGTGATGAGCCCTGGGTGGTTAGCCTGCCAGACCTGAAAGATCGCTATGCCTTGTTTCCGATGCTCGATGGCTGGACGACCGTGTTCGACGTTCCCGGAAAGCGGACGACGGGCACAGGGGCGCAGACTTTCGTGGTCACAGGTCCCGGATGGGAAGGCACGCTCCCGGAGGGTGTTAAGCAATACAAGTCTCCGACAAGCATCGTCTGGTTGCTTGGGCGCATCTACTGCACTGGTACCCCGGAAGACTACGCCGAAGTCCACAAGCTGCAGGATGAAGTGAAGCTCTATCCCTTGAGCGCATGGGGGAAGGACTGGACGGCACCCAAGGGCAAGGCAGATCCGGCGATCGACATGAAGACCGCCGTTCGCGAGCAAGTCAACAATATGGATGCCATCGAATACTTTACGCTGTTCGCCGAGCTCCTGAAACGAAATCCGCCTACCGCAGCGGATGCGCCTGTGGTCGCCAAGCTCGCGGAATTGGGCATTGTTCCTGGCCAGGACTTCGACAGGACCAAGTTCGATCCAGCCTTTGCGAAGCGCGTGCCGCAGGTCGGCTTTGCCCGCATCATGATGCATTTCAAATTCAGCGATGGCGACGTTCAGGACATCGATGGCTGGGGCTTCACGACGAAGACCGGTATCTACGGCACCAACTATGTCCAGCGCGCCTTGATCACCGCGATCGGACTCGGGGCAAACCGGCCGCAGGATGCGATCTACCCCACCTCGCGGAAAGCCGACAGCGGCGTGATCAAGCGGGCATACAATGGATCCGAGAAATACGCACTGACATTCAAGAAGGGTCTTACACCGCCGGTCGCAGGTTTCTGGTCTTTGACCATGTATGATGCGGACTACTTCTTTGTCGACAATCCCCTGAATCGTTACTCGATCAGCGCAAGGCAACCGCTCAAGGCCAATCCGGATGGCTCGATCGACCTGTTGATCCAGCATGAATCCCCCGGACCGGACATGGAATCAAACTGGCTGCCAGCGCCCAAGGGAAATTTTATCCTCATGATGCGCCTGTATTGGCCTAACGAGAGCAATCCCTCCATCATCGATGGGTCCTGGACGATACCGCCAGTCAGAAAGGTGAGCTGA
- a CDS encoding alpha/beta hydrolase encodes MGAWLHLPGVVGLSLALLAACAGRPTGVLEPVAAVPSAAQVEMLVTTTRGRAETPGEMFSGERAPSPTFADITVSIPPGTVRKAGEVAWPRKLPPNAATDFATVKAEEIERIAAEKWLSSHVRKSPDGSVLVFIHGFNNHFEDAVFRFAQIMHDSGAHSVPVLATWPSRGSLLAYGYDRESTNYTRNAVERLFQYLAHDSEVKEVSILAHSMGNWLALESLRQMAIRNDGLPAKFKNVMLAAPDVDVDVFRSQIADMGKRRPRFTLFVSRDDRALAVSRRVWGNVSRLGAIDPEQSPYKEELAANNISVIDLTKIKEGDSLHHTKFAESPEIVQLIGNRLSDGQTLTDSRLGLGDHIVAATAGAAQTVGTAAGLVVSAPAAIVDQNTRQNYAHHIEALVGPADGSKHGR; translated from the coding sequence ATGGGGGCATGGCTGCACTTGCCGGGTGTCGTGGGCTTGAGCCTGGCGTTGCTCGCTGCATGCGCAGGTCGACCGACTGGGGTGCTGGAGCCGGTAGCGGCCGTTCCATCAGCCGCACAAGTTGAGATGCTGGTCACGACGACCCGAGGCCGGGCAGAAACACCGGGCGAGATGTTCAGCGGCGAGCGCGCGCCCAGCCCGACCTTCGCGGACATCACGGTGTCGATTCCGCCAGGCACCGTCCGTAAGGCGGGCGAAGTCGCCTGGCCACGCAAGCTGCCGCCTAATGCCGCGACGGATTTCGCGACGGTCAAGGCCGAGGAGATCGAGCGCATTGCCGCCGAGAAGTGGTTGAGCAGTCATGTGCGCAAGAGCCCGGACGGCAGCGTCCTCGTCTTTATCCACGGGTTCAACAACCATTTCGAGGATGCAGTCTTCCGTTTCGCGCAGATCATGCACGATTCGGGCGCGCACAGTGTGCCGGTGCTCGCGACGTGGCCGTCACGCGGGAGTCTGCTTGCCTATGGCTACGATCGCGAGAGCACCAACTATACGCGAAACGCGGTAGAACGTTTGTTCCAGTACCTGGCTCATGATTCCGAGGTCAAGGAAGTCTCGATTCTGGCCCATTCCATGGGCAACTGGCTGGCGCTGGAATCCTTGCGCCAGATGGCCATCCGCAATGACGGACTTCCGGCCAAGTTCAAGAACGTCATGTTGGCAGCGCCTGACGTCGACGTCGACGTTTTCAGATCGCAGATTGCCGACATGGGCAAGCGACGACCGCGCTTTACGCTCTTCGTCTCTCGTGACGACCGTGCGCTCGCAGTTTCTCGTCGCGTCTGGGGCAATGTCTCCCGGTTGGGAGCGATCGATCCGGAGCAATCGCCCTACAAAGAGGAACTGGCGGCGAACAACATCTCCGTCATCGATCTCACCAAGATCAAGGAGGGTGACAGTCTCCATCACACCAAGTTCGCGGAATCGCCTGAGATCGTCCAACTGATTGGTAACCGTCTCTCCGACGGCCAGACTTTGACCGACAGCAGGCTCGGCCTTGGCGATCACATCGTGGCCGCGACAGCCGGGGCTGCGCAGACCGTTGGAACCGCCGCGGGCCTGGTGGTTTCGGCGCCGGCTGCAATAGTCGATCAAAACACCCGGCAGAACTACGCTCACCATATCGAGGCACTCGTCGGCCCCGCCGATGGGAGCAAACATGGCCGCTAG